Proteins encoded within one genomic window of Cucumis sativus cultivar 9930 chromosome 3, Cucumber_9930_V3, whole genome shotgun sequence:
- the LOC101206346 gene encoding dynein light chain 1, cytoplasmic: MNQDSRRPTNHPPPPIVKLESTDDRKPSSPAPLSKKIVIKSADMFTDMQKEAIDTAIAAFEKHSVEKDIAEQIKKEFDKNHGPTWHCIVGRNFGSYVTHETNHFVYFYLDQKAILLFKSG; encoded by the exons ATGAACCAAGATTCTCGCCGCCCCACCAATCATCCTCCACCTCCAATTGTCAAGCTTGAATCTACAGATGATCGCAAACCCTCATCTCCCGCTCCCCTCTCCAAGAAAATCGTCATCAAGAGCGCCGATATGTTCACTGACATGCAGAAGGAGGCTATTGACACTGCCATAGCC GCATTTGAGAAACATTCCGTTGAGAAGGATATTGCCGAACAGATAAAGAAAGAGTTTGATAAGAATCATGGACCCACCTGGCATTGCATCGTCGGTCGTAATTTTG GATCTTATGTAACACACGAAACAAACCATTTTGTTTACTTCTACCTCGATCAAAAAGCAATTCTACTTTTCAAATCTGGTTGA
- the LOC101206584 gene encoding FCS-Like Zinc finger 15, whose amino-acid sequence MVGLSVILETRKCDVVTESSRQVIDKATLIMINNNNHNHRHHSLSSSSSSSSKSPRFLERCFLCAQKFLPGKDIYMYQGDKGFCSEDCRCRQIFMDEEETMVDAGNCSFAAAINPQTTATSPSPPPSRLPKPTKNHSTGFAY is encoded by the exons ATGGTAGGACTCAGTGTAATCTTAGAAACTCGGAAATGCGACGTCGTCACTGAGTCATCTCGTCAAGTCATTGACAAAGCTACCCTTATCATGATTAACAACAACAACCACAACCACCGCCACcactctctttcttcttcctcttcttcttcttctaaatctcCAAGATTTCTGGAGCGCTGCTTTCTGTGCGCCCAGAAGTTTCTCCCCGGAAAAGACATCTATATGTACCA AGGGGACAAGGGCTTCTGCAGTGAAGACTGCAGATGCCGGCAGATTTTCATGGACGAAGAAGAAACAATGGTAGATGCCGGAAACTGCTCGTTCGCCGCCGCCATTAACCCACAAACCACCGCTACTTCTCCCTCTCCTCCACCTTCTCGCCTGCCTAAACCCACCAAAAACCACTCCACAGGTTTTGCTTACTGA
- the LOC101206107 gene encoding bidirectional sugar transporter SWEET17 — protein sequence MAELSFFVGVIGNIISVLMFLSPAGTFRRIIRNKSTEEFESFPYVCTWLNSSLWTYYGIIKPGAYLVATINSFGVVVQSFFLGVFLIYAPSLMKAKTGIMVGILDIGMLTAAIVVSELVLEGEKRIEALGFVCAGLNIMMYASPLSVMKTVIKSRSVEYMPFMLSLFFSLNGGIWTFYAFLVHDWFLAVPNGMGLGLGLIQLLLYAIYRNARKPLLPLNTSIITSQQQLDSQTQPLISSPHPQP from the exons ATGGCGGAGCTCAGCTTCTTCGTCGGCGTAATAG GAAACATTATCTCCGTCCTCATGTTCCTTTCTCCGGC GGGAACATTCCGGCGGATTATAAGGAACAAATCGACGGAAGAGTTCGAGAGCTTTCCGTATGTATGTACATGGCTGAACTCCTCTCTCTGGACTTACTATGGAATTATCAAGCCTGGCGCCTACCTTGTCGCTACTATTAATTCCTTCGGCGTCGTTGTACAGTCATTTTTCCTCGGTGTTTTCCTGATTTACGCACCTTCGTTAATGAAG gCGAAAACAGGGATTATGGTAGGGATTTTGGATATCGGAATGTTGACGGCGGCGATTGTGGTGAGTGAATTGGTATTGGAAGGGGAAAAGCGTATTGAAGCTCTAGGGTTTGTTTGTGCGGGTTTGAATATCATGATGTACGCTTCGCCGCTCTCCGTCATG AAAACGGTGATAAAGAGCAGGAGTGTAGAGTACATGCCTTTCATGCtatcacttttcttttctctaaatgGAGGAATTTGGACTTTCTATGCTTTTCTCGTCCACGATTGGTTTCTTGCG GTACCGAATGGAATGGGTTTAGGTTTGGGATTAATACAGCTTTTGCTATATGCAATTTACAGAAATGCCAGAAAGCCATTATTGCCATTAAACACTTCAATAATCACTTCGCAACAACAGCTCGATTCCCAAACCCAACCCCTCATTTCTTCTCCACATCCACAACcctaa